The window CGCGCGTCTCCTGGTCCCCTCCCGCGAACGCCGCCGACACGTCCTTGGGCGCCGAAAAGGTGAGGTCGAGGCCCATGACGTGGCCGTCGCCAGCGCCCTTGACGAGCGGCTCGCCGGTCCGCGGGTGGAAGCCCTTGGCGAGGCGCTCGACATGCTCGGGCGACGCCGAGCCTTCCAGTCCGAGCAAGGCCGCGCCGTTGCAAGCCCAGAAGGGCAGGTCGCCGCTTTGCTTGGCCTTGCCCCTGGCATAGTCGTCGAAATCGCCTTTCGGCTTGGTCGAGGAGGTCGGGCCGCCGAGGTAGTGCAGGTATCCGCCGCCTCCGCGCTTGGCCTGGTTTCTCGCCGAGTTGATTTTCGCGATGGAGAGCATGAGGTCCTTGTTGGAGGGCTTGGGGGCGGTTGCGGCGGGGGCGCGCGTAGGTATGCTCGCCGACAGGGCTCGACGCCGATCGCGGAATGAAAAAATCCCCACCGAAGCGGGGAAGGGAAGCGCGGGACCGACGTGTTAGTCCAAGAGGCCGATCAATTCGTCGTCGCGGAAGTGGGAGTATCGATTGAACGCCTTGTAGGTTTTGTGGCCGACGATGTCCATGATCGCCTTGATCGGCGCCTTGCGCTTGTTCATGCTCATGAGGCTGATCGCTTCATGCCTGAGGTCATGAAATGTTAGTCCGACGATGCCCGTTGCCTTGATTTTGTATCGAAATTGGAGCGAGACTTGCCGAGGATTTCCGAGGGCATGGAATATTCGATGGGAGCCAGGATCAATCTCCGCCCGCAGCAGTCTGATCGTTTCTTGTGCCCGGAGTGACAGGGGAACGCGCCTTTCCTTTCTTTTTTTGGTGTGCCCTTTGGGAATTATCCATAGGCGATCATCTCGCGCTAATTCGCGCCACTCCGAGCGCACGAGCTCTTGCAGGCGCGCGCCCGTTTCCAGCGCCAGTTGGACCAGGCACTCCCAGTGCAACCTTTCTGGCCCTTGGCGAATTTGCTCCATGATTTTGTCGTATTCCCCGGGCTCCAATCGACGGTCTCGTTGGACTTCCCAACCTTCTGGAAAACATTTAGTGGTGAAGTGGAGCTTCGGCTCGTCGACCTCCATTTGTTCCGCCCACCAAGTGCACGCGGCTTTCATGAGGCAAATGTGCCCAAGCAAGGTGGAATACGCGTATGGTTTCCCGGCGCGCATTGTGTTCCTCATTTTGTCCACATAGTCGCTAACCCAACCTTTGGTGGATTTTCCGATGGCGATGCTCCCCACGTTTTTGAGGACGGTGTTGATGCCTCGACAAGAGGTCCCGCGCTTGAATTTCACGCTCTCCTTGTATTGAGTGAGCGCGTCGGCGAGCTTGGTGCGAAAGTAGAGCGCCTCTCCGCCTTGACGGGCCGCGGCCTTCATCTTCGCCAATGGAAGTTCCGCCGCCTCGTCCTTCATCTGCGGCATGACCGCGTCGAGGAATTGCTGCGCGGCCTCTCTGGTGGCGAATCGCCGCCTCGTGGCTTTGAGTCCGGTTACCCGAGCATAGGCCTCGTATTCCGTGGGCGAGTTTTTGAGCGCCAGTATTCTGATGCTTCCCTTTGCCATGTTTTTGCTCCTTTTTTATTGATTTTCTGCGGGCAAGGCCTTGCTGACGAGTGGGCTTGAACGCCGATTTAGGGTTGGTGTTGGCATCTTTTCGCGCAAAGATTTTTGTCTCTTTTTTGCGCGCATTCGATGCGCCACGCCTCACTTAAAGCGGAGCGGGCCTTATGGCGCAAGGCCGCTTTGATGGGATTTCTTTCAAGGAGTGGCCAGGAAAATGCCATGTCCTTTGCGAACTTTTTCCCAAAAAGAGCGCTATTTATACAATTGCTCGCTCATTTTTTACCTTTCTGCTTTCACATAAAGCGTAAAAGTGTCGTTTTGCATGGGCGCTGGCCGAACCGATCCGGCAGATTCGGCGGCGATTATTGCGCAGAAAATAGGCGAACTTCGCTGACGAGCGGCGCGACTGGGTCCGTCCGCACCCGCGAATCTTTCGGTTGATTCATCGCTCCACTAGGCATGTTCGACATCGCATCGATGCCTCCGGTCGGCCACGCCGCGCGCCTGGCATTTCGCCACGGTCCGCGGCGCCGCAAGATCACCCTCCGCCTTTGTAGTTCGATTGGCGTCACATCGGTCGACAGGCTAAGACGGCAGTGGCTCGTTCGAGCGCGCGTCGCAGCCCGTCCCGGCGGGAAGAGTCAGTTCGTCCAGCGAAGTCGCGAAGACCAACCTTCCGGTGTCCCAGTCGGCTTCTCCGCAGACATCTGCGTTTCCACGGGTGGCTGCCGCGTCGGGTCTTTGCCATGCGCCCCGGATCGCCGCGCCTCAAAGGCCCTTGGCGTTTGGGCGGCTTGGCCCGGGCGAGGGCGCATGCTCGGCGATGAAACTTCGCTCGCGCCTTGCCATGGCTTCGGCTTTAAGGCGCGCCGCCAAGGCGGGCCATCGCTTGCTGGCGAAGTCCGTGGCGCGCTTCCCGTCGCGATGGACCGCGTCGAGGTCCGAGACGGGCGAAAGCAAGTCCGCGCACACGGCGCTGCCGCTGGACGCTGCCCACATCAAGGGCGTCATTCCTTCGTCGCACCGAAGGCCGGCGTCGGCCCCGTGGCTCAGCAGGGCGGCCAGCGCCTGTTCGTTGTCCCGCTGCGCCGCGTAGTGCAGGGGAGTCATGCGCCAGCCATCCAAGGGGTCGATTCGAGCGCCGGCGCGGGCCAGCGCGCGGATCATCTGGGCGTTGCCGTCCTTCGCGGCCAAATGCATGAGGGAGGTGCGTCCATCGATGGCGTCGAGGTCGGCGCCGCCGCGCGCCGCCGCCAAGATCGCTTCGACGTCGCCATCAATGGCCCATTCATGGAGCGGGCCCAGCTCCTCGAACTCCATGCCATGCGCCAATGCGAAGTGGAGTTTTCGATGGTCGGCCTCGATGGCCCGGATGGCCTCCGGCCGCTCTGTTTCGGCCAGCATCTTGGCCAAGCGGCTTTTCTCTTTGGCGAGCCACCCCGGCTCGTCGTCGGCCGACTCGCGCTCCGAGCTGAGGGCGAGGCTCGCTTTCAAGCCTTTGGCGTCCAATGTGTCGTCCATCCAGCCGAACTCATCGCCGCGGCTCTTGGCCAAGGTGGACACGCTGGCTCGCGCGACGCCCGACAGCCCGAGGTAATGCTCATGGAGTGGCAGCGGCGGGGACGGTCGCCCCGGAATGTAGATGACATGTTTTTTCATGGCTAGGGCCGAATGGCCGCAAGGGTCGAAGGGGCGAGCTCGGACGCGGATGGCGGCGCCCTTGCTTTTCCCACATGACGGCTCTCCGGTCAATGGTCCATCGACGCCGCGTTTAGCCAAGGCGCTGGCCATGCGCGGATTGGCAAGTCGTTGGGGAACGCGGACCGGGCCTCGACCCGCCGACGCGCCCCTCGTTGCCGATCGGAACGACTTTCGCCGCCATGTCGCCGCGCCCGCGGCGCCGCTTTTCCGGCGAGGTCGACGGCCGGCGCCTCTTGCGGTCCAAGGAGGGCGGCGCGAGCGCCGCGATTTTCGCGGTGGACCGACGCGGCGCCGCCCCGGGCGCCGCGACGTTGGTCGTCCCTATTTGTTTTTACTATACTACTATAGGCCATAGGGCGGACGGCCCGCTCGAGCACGAGTCTCGGCCGCTTCGAGCACGAGCTTTTTGACGTCCCGGCCCGTTCGAGCACGAGCCACGGCCCGTTCGAGCACGAGCCACGGCCCGTTCGAGCACGAGCGGCCGCCCGATCGAGCGCGAGTCGCGGTCGGTTCGAGCGCGGTCGAGCATCCGGCCGGGCGACAGGACGGCTCGTCCAAGCGCGAAGCGAAGCCCGCCCAAAAAGCGCGGCTTGGCGCGAATGCTCCGCGGGAATTGCGCCAGGGGCGGTCTCGAAACCGGTTCCGACTGGCAGGTCGGCTCGTCGGAGCGCGGGCCGGAAGCGGACACGGGGTTTTTGTCGCCGCGCTCTTGGCCGCGGCGCCGCTTCGCGACGGCCGACGGGACTCGCCGCAGCCCGCCCCTCGGGCGGCTCCCCGGCGCCGCGGAAGGCTTCGTCCAAACCATTCTCCAAGGGCGTGGCGGCCCGTTCGAGCGCGAGCTTCAGCCCCTTCGAGCACGAGTTCGTGAACAGGTATGAATTTTTCCGTCGTCGCGCTCTTTGTCGTAGCGCCGCCTCACTGCGGGGCCCTCCGATTCGTCTGCCGTCCGCCCCCGGAGCCGCTTCCCTGCGCCGCGGAAGGCTGCGTCCAAACCACCCTCCACGGGCGTGGCGGCCCGTTCGAGCGCGAGCTTCAGCCCCTTCGAGCACGAGTTCGTAAACAGGTATGAATTTTTCCGTCGCGGCGCTCCTCGTCATAGCGCCACCCCTCCGCGTCGGCGCGGCGTCGTCGCCGGCTGGACGACGGGCCGCTTCTCCCGCGGCGCGGGCGGCCGATATCCCGGCGCGTAGGCTTGGCGCGCACGCTCGGGTCCGCGCTCGATCGCCAGCTCCCAGAGGTCCGACTTCCGGCGCTTGCCCCGGCCGCCCTTGGACTCGTCGATGTCCCAAGAGGCCACCAGGGAGGGGCACGACGCGGCGAGCTCCGCCAGCGCCTCCCTGAGCGCCTCGGGGAACGCTCGCGGGCGCGCGGTCCACCCACACATCTCCCTCAGGTAGCGCAGGTCGAAGGGCTCGTCGCGCGGCGCGTTGGTCGAGAGGAAGTCGTGGAGCCACCGGGCCAGGTTGGAGGGCAACCCGTCGCGTCTCGCCGAGTCCAGCCGGAACTGGATGTCCTCCGACAGGGCCGCGAGGGCGAACGACGCGTCCAGGCTGACCGTCGTCGCGCCTTTCGATCTGTCCGCCGACGCGAGCAGCCGGCCGCGCCGGAACGCCCCGGAAAATTCCACCTCCACCTCGGCCGACGCGAGCCGCTGGAGGGATGCCCAGATCCGCGCGAGCTCCCGGTCGTCCCGGTTGCGGCCGGGACGCCCTGGCGAGAGCTCGCTGAGGCTCACGGCGAAGGGAAGGCCGGCGTCGACCCTCTCCTCCCGGGCCCGCGCCACCACCCTCTCCCAGACGCCCTTGTCGGCCATCGACAGCCGCTCGCCGAAGAAGGCGAGCTTGTAAATTTTCTTCGATTTGAGGGGGCCCGCGTGGGGGAGGCCATGGCCTGGCCTTCCGACCCCGAAAAGCGCGCTTCTCGACATGAATCCGGGGGTGGCTTGGGGAGGGCCCAAGTCGGGAAGATGCGTGGGCGGCGGTGGGGCCGGCGTCGCCGGCGCGGCCAAAGTGGGCGCCGCGCCGGGCTCCGTGGTCGGCGAAATGAGCGTCGAGGCGACGCCCGCGGTGCCCGGGAGATCCAGGGTGGGAAGAGGGATCGGGGTCGTCAGAGACGGCGTGTCGGTCGGGTCTACTGGCGCGCAAGAATTTTCGTAGGGCGGCCAGTCAAAGTGGTCTTCGTCGGGAATGAGGTCGGTCATGCGGTCTCCTTGGAGGGGGTGGATGGCGGAACGGCGTATACCCGTTCTCAAGTTAACGGGCCTTTGTCAATAGGCTTCGAAGCGCTTGGCCACATTTATTTCATGCGCGCGAATCGCCGCCGCGCTCGCGGCCGGATTTGCCTTGCTGGCTCGGAGCTCCGCACGCCGACGATGGGCGAAAGAAGGTCGCCCGACGCGCTCTGGGCAGAGGTCCTAGCCGCGACACATGGCCTGCGGGAGCCCGCGCGGACGCGGCGAGGGCTCGGACATGGCGCCCGGACCGGCATTGCTCCATCCATCCGCCGGAGCGACGCGCGCGGAGCCCGCGACGGCGGAGCGGGCCGCGGCCGAGCAATCCCCGCCTCGGCCGCGCGGCGGCCTTGGCCAGGAGAGGCGCATGGAAAATTTCGAGGCGGGCGAGGAAGGGTTGAAGCTGGTTGGAGCAAGGCAAGCCGCGGGGGCCTGCCCCGTCCCTGTTTCCGAGGCGCAGTGGGTCGAGGGAGGAGAGGCGAGCTCGGGGGGCGAAGGGGCGAGCCGCTTGGCTCGGTCCACGGGCTGGACGAAGGAGCGGCTGGCCAAGGAATTTGGCGTGACGGCCGCCTTCGTGGGCGTGACCAAGCTCGCGGCGGTGCTTGGCATCGCGCCTTCGACGATCTATGGGCACATGAGAGCCGGGCGCTTCTTCCTGCCTTACCGCATGCTCAACGCCTCCCCCATGGTCCGCGTGGACGACCTGGCCGATTGGCTAGGCTCGCCTGACGGCGTCATCGCGGCGGGCGAGCCGAGGCTAGGCAGGCGGCGGGTGGCAACACCGTCGGAGGAGGGGGAGTCCTCCGCGACGCCTGGGGACTCGGACGCGAGGGTGGACAGGATCGTCGCCGCGGCTTTGCGTTCCATGGGGATGGAGTCAACCGTTCTCAGAAAGGCGAAGACCCCTCGCAAGCTCAGCCCCCGCGCCACGCCGAAATGAGGGCGCACCCAGTGTCGAAATCACGGTTGGCCAATGGCGAGGCCGACGCTTACGCGCGACTGCATATGGTCCGCTGGGACGCGTCGTAGTCGCCCTGGGGCTGTCCGACCATATCCGAAGCGGTTTTCCGACGGCGCGGACCGCGGGCCGCCACCATCGCTGGATCGACGCGGCAGCGCATGCTGACTCGCGCGATCCCTCCGTTGAATTTTTACTGTTCGAAATTCGCTTGGGCGCGCGGGCTGGGCTCATAGCGAGGCGCGGCGGACGACTCCCATGTAGACGACTCGCCCTGGATCGTCGATCACCACCGGCGCTAGGTTGGGGTCGGACGCGAACAGGAGCTGGGCGCCTCCGATGACGCGCAGCGTCCTGATCAGTTTGCCTATGCCATCGATCCGCGCGAGGACGATGTCGCCGTTCTTTGGCTCGGCCGACGGGTCCACGTCGACGATGTCGCCGTCGCGCAGCCCTGCCGCCCGCATCGAGTCGCCATGCATCGTCGCGCGGCGCGGGCATGGTCGGCGACGGCAAGCATGGCCGAGATCGTCGCGCGGCTTCCGGTCGACGCGCCCGGGCTCCGCGCCGCGATCCGTGTCCGCCATGGCCTCCATAGCCCGCCGGCGGGCGAACCAGTCGAGCGTGTTCTCGGTTGTCCAAGGGGCGATGGGATTCCCCATCGCGTCGACGCCGCGGCGCGCGGCGTCCACGATGGCTTGGCCCGCGGGCCCTTCGGTCGCGAGCAGGAACGCCTCCAAGTTCGACAGCTTGGCCTCGGAGGCGATGGGGGGAATCTTTTTTGAAGGTTCGCGTCTGCGGTTCAAGGCGGCCTCTCGGGATGCCCGACGATTCGGGCGGTGCGCGCGGCGCCGGGCCTTCGGCGCCGCTTCGCTCAGAGTCTCGCCCAGTTTCGCGCGACGCGCAAGGCCCGCTTCCTCGCCGCGTCGAGCTCCGCCGCCGAGAGGCCCAATCGGTCTCGGATGGCCGGGGCCTCCTCCTCGTCCAAAATCGCGTCCAAGACGAGCGCCGCGAGGCGGTCCCCCTCGCGCAAGGCCGCCCGCGCCACGTCAAGCGCGCCGATGAGCCGAATCGTGGTTTGGGCGCGCTCGGCCTCGTCTTGGGCCGACGGATGGTTCGCGGCCGGCGCGGTCCCCCAATCCAAATGGTCCTCGGCGGAGGCGCGCGTCCTGGCCGAGTGAGCCTTTTTCGTGCGCTCGGCATAGGCGATGCTTTTGATGGTCATCGAAAGGAACAGCGAGAATTGAATCTTCAACGGCCAGTTGCGCCGTCCCTCGACGGCCAAGAACAACGCCTCGTGCACCAAGTCCAGCGGCTCGCTGAACGAGGTCCCGTCCAAGTGCCATTTCGCTTTGGCCATGATCGTGATCTTTTCTTTGCCCGACAAGTTGGCGAAGGCGTCTAGAATGTCCTGCGTCGTGGCGTATTGCGTCATCGATTTCTCCTTGTGGTGGTCGTGGGCCTCCCATTGCTTGGAGAGGCTGTCCGACGCCGATGTTGCGGTGCCGCGCCGATGGAAGGCGTCCGTGCCGCCCATCGCCCCGCCGGGGGCTCGGCGGCGTCCGTGCGCGCGCGGCAGCAACTCGCCCATCGACCAAAGGGAGCGCGGCATGGAGCGAGGCGAGGGGGGAACCGTCTATGGGTTCGGCGGGTTGCCCGCCTTGGCGCCGACGGCGAAGCGCGTGGACGTCATGGACTGGCTCGCGGCGAGCGCCACCATGGGGGCCTTGGCGGGAGCCGCCGCGCTCGCCCTCGCGTGGAGGCCGTTCCTTGGCCTCGACGCGCCGCCCGGCGCGCTCGCCGACCATGCGGGCCACGCGGCGCGCTGGGCCATTAACGCCCTCTGCCCGCGCGTCTTCGAGCTCGACGCCGCCCGCTACGCTGATTTTTTGGACCGCTTGGGCGCCGAGCAAAAATTCGCTTTGGGTTGGCGCGCTTGCGTCGCCGGGCTGGTCGCCTGCGCTCCCTCGATCTTCCTGGCCCCGGGAATGCTCATGCCGCGCGACGGGCTCACGGTGCTGCGCGGCGCGCGTCGAACAGAAGGCCGCGACGCCACCCGGTCCCTCAACGCGCTGCTCGCCAAGAGGTGCCGCGCGCGCCCGGACCACCCGGTCGCTCCGGGCGTGCCGTATCCGGCGGACCTTTGGACCCGCCACATGCTCGTGCTCGGAAGCGTCGGCTCGGGCAAGTCGACCGCTATCAAGCCGCTGATCGCCAAGGTCGTCGCCGCCGGCGAGCGCGCCTTGATCTTCGACCCCAAGGGCGAGTTCACCAAGGGGTTTGGCGAGCCGGCCATCTTGGCGCCTTGGGACTCGCGCTCGGTGGCGTGGGTCATCGCCAAGGACATGCGCAACATCGGCGACATGCGCCGCTTCGCGGCGGCCATGGTGCGCGAGGCCCACGACCCCATGTGGTCCAACGCCGCCCGGCAGCTGCTGGTGGGCTTCATGGTGTATTTGAAGTCCACCCGCGGCGACGACTGGGGATGGGCCGAGCTTTCCGACCTGAGCGCCTCGCCGCAGGCGACCATCCTGCCCATGATGAGCGCATACCATCCCGAGGCGGCCAGGTCGGTCGAGCGGGCGTCGGTGACCACGCAGGGCATCCTCATCAACCTCGCCTCGTTCATGGCGTCCATCCATGACTTGGGCGACGCCTGGGGCGGGACGCCGCGATCTCGGCGCGTCAGCTTCGTGGATTGGACCCACGGACGCGGCCCGCATCGGCAGATCATCCTGCAAGGCCACGGTGCCTACCCCGACCTGGCCAAGAGCTGCCTGGAGGGGATCATTGGGACGGTGTCGGCGATCGTAAACAGCGTCGAGATGGACGACGACCCCGACCGAAAAATTTGGATCATCGCCGACGAGTCCGCCCAGATGGGCAAGGTTCCCATTCGGCCCCTCTTCGACGTTGGCCGCTCGCGCGGCGTCCGGTGCGTGTTGGCGTGCCAAGACTTGGGCCAGCTCGAAGAGATCCATGGGGCCGCGACCGTCAAGGCCATGGTGTCGATGGCGGGGACCATCTTGGTGGGCCAGCTCATGCCCGGCGAGACGTCCGAGCAGATGTGCAAGGCGCTCGGATCGAGGGAGGTGGAGCGCGCTAACGTGTCGTCGTCGACGGGGGGAGGGCCGGGGGCTGGGAGGTCGACGACGTTGTCATTTTCGCGCGACGAGCTGGCGCTCTACAAGCCCTCCGAGCTCGCCTCCCGTCTGGGACCGACGGCGGACGGGAAGGGCGTGCGCATGGCGCTCGTCACCGGGGGCCATTCGTATGAGATCTTCTGGCCCCACTTCTCGATGCGCGACGCCAGGCCGGCCCACGTTCCCGCGGCGTGGACTTGCAGGTTCGTCGCCCCCGCGGCGGGCATGGGCGCTTCCGCGGACTGCATGGGCATTTCCGGGGCCGACGCGGTTAATGCGCCCGCTCCCGCAGCGGATGACTTGGACGCGTCGAGAAGCGAGGCTGGACGCCCGGCCGGGACGTTTTCCGATCCGGGCGTTGACCTCCAAGGCGAAGACGTCTTGGGGGACGATGTGGATGACGCCTCGCGCCTCAACGAGGCGGCTCCTTGGGGCGTCGAACGGCCCGACGGCAGCTGCCCCTCCAGTTCAGAGGGGATGCCCGCGGCGATCGAATGGAAGGTCTGGGCCCACGAAGAGATTCAGGCGATGCTGCGCGATTCCGCGGAGATCGTTGGCGATACCTAACCGCTAGCTTGTCGACCCGTCGACGCAATGCCCTTGCCGGCCCCCCCCTCGCGGCGCGGAGGGCTTCTTGCGATGCCGATGCCGGTGAGCGAATGGCTTAGGCTAGTGCCGATCCAGTTCCCGACGCGGTCGGAGGCGAAGCCATGCTCTTGGCCATGCATGGTCGATTGCGTCAAAATAGCCAGGTCGGTGACAGCGCGTTCTTGTGGCGCGCCAGCCACCGCCCGGCTCGGACTGCCCGCGGCCGTTGGGCCCAGGCGCGCTCGCCGCATAGAAGTCGGAACCCCATCATCCAAGACGCGGGCAGGCTCGCCGTCCGGCCGTCGGCCAGCCGCGCTCGACGCGACTGGCTCGCGGCGTCGGCGAAAGGAAGCGAGCAATGGCTGTCGAGCGGCGCGAGCTGGGCTTTTGGGAGATCGAATGCAAAACGGCGACGGGCGGACAGGCGCGAAGCAAGGCGCTATCGGGGAGCCTCGCGGCGACGTCGCCATAAGGATCTTGGCGGATCGAGCGAAATTCGCGGAGGCGCGCAAGCGTCGCGCAGACAAGAAGCGCTTGGAAGTCCTGTCCCCGGAGCCCCAGGGACAGGAAGTCGCGGCTCCGGCGCTTCGGGGCGGGCCGTGGCTTGGACGAGTCGCGCGCTGGCTGCGGGGGTGGTGGACCCATCGGCGGCCGGGCCTGGGCGGCTCTCGCATGGATCGCGTCCCCACTTTTTCCGACGACGAGTGGCTCGCTATGGGAGGTTGGGACAACTCCGATGCCCCGCCGCGTCCGCGCCGGCGGGATGGCCTGCCCCCGTTCAAGCGATAAGTCGAGGGCCAAAGGCCCGCGACGGCGCGGCCGGTCCATTCAAGGCGGCGCGGGCATCCACACGGGAAAGAAGGCCTTCGCCCTGCGCCGCCACATCGTTTTCAATGCCCAGCAGAGCGAGGGGATGTCGGCGCTAGAAGCCTCGGCCGAAAATGTCTTCGATCCCATCGCTCTGGCGGTGGCCGTCACCGAAGCGTGACGCAAGCGTGAGGTCCGCAGCGTCGTAATCATGGCGCGCCGAAGCGCGCGCCGGCCCTTGCGCCTAAGCCACCGCCGAGGCCGGCGGCAATTTTTTCAATTGGACGAGAATGGCGCGAACTCGCTTCTCGGCTCGCCCGAGATCGCATCCATACGGGCGAATGGTCTCAAATAGCATGGCGCGGTTCTCCGGCGAAAGAAGGTGCGACGCTAGCGCGCGCAAATCCTTGTCAATTGGTTGCCCAGAGTGCAGAAGAGGGATCTTGTATTCGAGAAAGGCCGCCTCCTCCGCCACGCCGCACGTGGCGAGGAGCTCTGCCATAGACTCGATGCAGCCGTGCGCGGCAGAGGCGAAATTTGCCGATTCGAGCCGTTTTTTCCATCGTTTGCGCGCCGCCGGACTGAGCTGTTCGAGATATTCCGCGAGGCTCACTGCGGCGTCTGGATTCCCGCCGTCGTCCGCTTCGCTCGTCGGCGCGCCCGCGGCTTGCCGACGAGGGTCGTCAGGGTGGCAAACCGGGCGTCCCTCCATGAAGTCCCGCAGCCATTTGTCGGCGGCGTCCTGCGCCGAAATGTCGCCGTAATCCCCCATGTCGAGAAGCCACGCTCCGTCACCGATAAGGCGCAGCGCTTCTAGCAGCTCTT of the Massilia violaceinigra genome contains:
- a CDS encoding site-specific integrase, which codes for MAKGSIRILALKNSPTEYEAYARVTGLKATRRRFATREAAQQFLDAVMPQMKDEAAELPLAKMKAAARQGGEALYFRTKLADALTQYKESVKFKRGTSCRGINTVLKNVGSIAIGKSTKGWVSDYVDKMRNTMRAGKPYAYSTLLGHICLMKAACTWWAEQMEVDEPKLHFTTKCFPEGWEVQRDRRLEPGEYDKIMEQIRQGPERLHWECLVQLALETGARLQELVRSEWRELARDDRLWIIPKGHTKKRKERRVPLSLRAQETIRLLRAEIDPGSHRIFHALGNPRQVSLQFRYKIKATGIVGLTFHDLRHEAISLMSMNKRKAPIKAIMDIVGHKTYKAFNRYSHFRDDELIGLLD
- a CDS encoding ankyrin repeat domain-containing protein gives rise to the protein MKKHVIYIPGRPSPPLPLHEHYLGLSGVARASVSTLAKSRGDEFGWMDDTLDAKGLKASLALSSERESADDEPGWLAKEKSRLAKMLAETERPEAIRAIEADHRKLHFALAHGMEFEELGPLHEWAIDGDVEAILAAARGGADLDAIDGRTSLMHLAAKDGNAQMIRALARAGARIDPLDGWRMTPLHYAAQRDNEQALAALLSHGADAGLRCDEGMTPLMWAASSGSAVCADLLSPVSDLDAVHRDGKRATDFASKRWPALAARLKAEAMARRERSFIAEHAPSPGPSRPNAKGL
- a CDS encoding helix-turn-helix transcriptional regulator, with the translated sequence MENFEAGEEGLKLVGARQAAGACPVPVSEAQWVEGGEASSGGEGASRLARSTGWTKERLAKEFGVTAAFVGVTKLAAVLGIAPSTIYGHMRAGRFFLPYRMLNASPMVRVDDLADWLGSPDGVIAAGEPRLGRRRVATPSEEGESSATPGDSDARVDRIVAAALRSMGMESTVLRKAKTPRKLSPRATPK
- a CDS encoding LexA family protein, with translation MNRRREPSKKIPPIASEAKLSNLEAFLLATEGPAGQAIVDAARRGVDAMGNPIAPWTTENTLDWFARRRAMEAMADTDRGAEPGRVDRKPRDDLGHACRRRPCPRRATMHGDSMRAAGLRDGDIVDVDPSAEPKNGDIVLARIDGIGKLIRTLRVIGGAQLLFASDPNLAPVVIDDPGRVVYMGVVRRASL
- a CDS encoding type IV secretion system DNA-binding domain-containing protein, which produces MERGEGGTVYGFGGLPALAPTAKRVDVMDWLAASATMGALAGAAALALAWRPFLGLDAPPGALADHAGHAARWAINALCPRVFELDAARYADFLDRLGAEQKFALGWRACVAGLVACAPSIFLAPGMLMPRDGLTVLRGARRTEGRDATRSLNALLAKRCRARPDHPVAPGVPYPADLWTRHMLVLGSVGSGKSTAIKPLIAKVVAAGERALIFDPKGEFTKGFGEPAILAPWDSRSVAWVIAKDMRNIGDMRRFAAAMVREAHDPMWSNAARQLLVGFMVYLKSTRGDDWGWAELSDLSASPQATILPMMSAYHPEAARSVERASVTTQGILINLASFMASIHDLGDAWGGTPRSRRVSFVDWTHGRGPHRQIILQGHGAYPDLAKSCLEGIIGTVSAIVNSVEMDDDPDRKIWIIADESAQMGKVPIRPLFDVGRSRGVRCVLACQDLGQLEEIHGAATVKAMVSMAGTILVGQLMPGETSEQMCKALGSREVERANVSSSTGGGPGAGRSTTLSFSRDELALYKPSELASRLGPTADGKGVRMALVTGGHSYEIFWPHFSMRDARPAHVPAAWTCRFVAPAAGMGASADCMGISGADAVNAPAPAADDLDASRSEAGRPAGTFSDPGVDLQGEDVLGDDVDDASRLNEAAPWGVERPDGSCPSSSEGMPAAIEWKVWAHEEIQAMLRDSAEIVGDT